A single genomic interval of Metasolibacillus fluoroglycofenilyticus harbors:
- a CDS encoding Na+/H+ antiporter subunit D encodes MSNIIVLPLIIPIITAILLVFLRHNIRLQRIVSLVTVVVVSIIAFILLLEVQTNGIMKIDFSGWLPPFGILFVADSFSILLVLTANIVTAICLIYAFSTIGERHERMFFYPFVLFLIAGVNGSFLTGDIFNLFVCFEVMLLASYVLVALGGEKFQIRESLKYVLINVVASWLFLVALAFLYGTLKTLNMAHIAVRVAEVGQDPVLTTVAILFLIVFSLKAGLLLFFWLPGSYSVPPTAVQALFAALLTKVGIYALFRTFTLMFALNTTVTHTLIGVMAGITIVLGCLGALSGRDVRTIASYNVIIGVGFILIGLAIGTEQAFAGAIYYLIHDMLAKALLFLIVGTMVYLTGEIVVKNMNGLIRHYPLFGWIYFVVMCALAGIPPLSGFIGKVLIGQQAIEGGFYVLLAIGFGSSIIVLYSLLRIFLAAFFGETSISEEDKKPIPKGATASFVLLALCIVALGLGAEGIALYVEDAARTLANPAIYIEAILGAK; translated from the coding sequence ATGAGTAATATTATTGTATTACCGCTTATTATTCCAATCATCACAGCGATTTTACTTGTTTTCCTACGTCATAATATTCGCCTACAGCGAATTGTTAGCTTGGTGACGGTTGTTGTGGTGAGCATCATTGCGTTTATTTTACTTCTTGAAGTACAGACAAATGGCATTATGAAGATTGACTTTAGTGGGTGGTTACCTCCGTTTGGCATTTTATTTGTGGCAGATTCATTTTCAATACTCCTCGTACTGACAGCGAATATTGTTACAGCAATTTGTTTAATTTATGCCTTTTCTACAATTGGAGAGCGTCATGAGCGAATGTTTTTCTATCCGTTTGTGTTGTTTTTAATTGCAGGAGTTAATGGTTCATTTTTAACAGGTGATATTTTCAATTTGTTCGTCTGCTTCGAAGTCATGCTATTGGCCTCGTATGTACTTGTTGCACTTGGTGGAGAAAAATTCCAGATAAGAGAATCATTAAAATATGTCCTTATTAATGTTGTTGCCTCATGGCTATTTTTAGTGGCACTTGCGTTTTTATACGGCACATTAAAAACATTAAACATGGCACATATTGCAGTGCGTGTTGCTGAAGTAGGGCAAGACCCTGTATTAACGACGGTTGCTATTTTATTTTTAATCGTCTTTAGTCTGAAAGCAGGATTGCTACTATTTTTCTGGCTCCCGGGCTCTTACAGTGTGCCGCCAACTGCTGTACAAGCTTTATTTGCAGCTCTTTTAACAAAAGTTGGGATTTATGCCTTGTTCCGTACATTTACGTTAATGTTTGCATTGAATACGACTGTTACACATACGCTAATCGGCGTAATGGCAGGAATTACAATTGTGCTTGGCTGTTTAGGTGCATTATCTGGTCGCGATGTACGCACAATTGCCTCCTATAATGTAATTATCGGTGTGGGCTTTATTTTAATCGGCTTAGCAATTGGCACAGAACAAGCTTTTGCAGGAGCAATTTATTATTTGATTCACGATATGCTGGCAAAGGCTTTGCTGTTTTTAATTGTTGGAACGATGGTGTATTTAACGGGTGAGATTGTTGTGAAAAATATGAACGGTTTAATTCGTCATTATCCTTTATTTGGCTGGATTTATTTTGTTGTCATGTGTGCATTGGCTGGTATCCCCCCTTTAAGCGGTTTTATCGGCAAGGTGTTAATTGGTCAGCAGGCAATAGAAGGCGGTTTTTACGTTTTATTAGCAATCGGATTCGGCTCGAGCATTATCGTATTATACTCTTTACTTCGTATTTTCCTAGCGGCATTTTTTGGAGAAACGTCTATCAGTGAAGAGGACAAAAAGCCTATTCCAAAAGGGGCGACAGCATCATTTGTGTTGCTTGCGCTTTGTATAGTCGCACTTGGCTTAGGTGCAGAGGGAATTGCGCTATATGTAGAGGATGCAGCGCGAACTTTAGCTAATCCAGCTATTTATATTGAAGCAATTCTTGGAGCTAAGTAG
- a CDS encoding Na(+)/H(+) antiporter subunit C, translating into MESLIIILVGILVAVATYLILSRTVIRVILGTAVLSHAAHLLILTVGGLKKGDVPLLSQSDGPYTDALPQALILTAIVISLAVTAFVLVLAYRMYSTNGTDDFSKLGGSSDE; encoded by the coding sequence ATGGAGTCTTTAATAATTATATTAGTAGGAATTCTAGTTGCAGTAGCAACCTATTTAATCCTCTCACGCACAGTAATTCGTGTTATTTTAGGTACTGCTGTGTTATCTCATGCAGCACATCTACTTATTTTAACAGTTGGTGGCTTGAAAAAGGGGGATGTCCCACTTTTAAGCCAGTCGGACGGACCGTATACAGATGCACTTCCCCAGGCACTTATTTTAACAGCAATTGTTATTAGCCTTGCAGTCACAGCCTTTGTCTTAGTACTCGCCTACCGTATGTATAGTACGAATGGAACAGATGATTTCAGCAAGCTAGGGGGATCATCGGATGAGTAA
- a CDS encoding Na(+)/H(+) antiporter subunit B, with the protein MKINDVILRTVVRAVVFIILTLGMYLFFAGHNSPGGGFIGGLVLGSAIVLLYLTYDIETVHKGMPFDFKKVAAFGVLLATGTAITSIFFNVPFLTQADRYFQLPLLGETHLSTVMIFEAGVALTVIGTLVTIILSISEDE; encoded by the coding sequence TTGAAAATTAATGATGTCATTTTACGCACAGTCGTAAGGGCAGTCGTCTTTATTATTTTAACGCTCGGTATGTATCTCTTCTTTGCAGGGCATAACTCGCCCGGTGGTGGCTTTATTGGCGGTCTTGTACTTGGTTCTGCTATCGTTTTATTGTATTTAACATACGATATTGAAACGGTTCATAAAGGAATGCCATTTGACTTTAAAAAAGTAGCGGCATTTGGCGTGCTTTTAGCAACAGGCACTGCGATTACGTCTATTTTTTTCAATGTGCCATTTTTAACGCAGGCTGATCGCTATTTTCAGCTTCCTCTGTTAGGAGAGACACATTTATCAACGGTAATGATTTTTGAAGCAGGTGTAGCTTTGACAGTTATCGGCACACTTGTGACAATTATTTTAAGTATAAGTGAGGATGAATAG
- a CDS encoding Na+/H+ antiporter subunit A translates to MIVELAILLPFIMAAAIPFIYRRFKKVHIGWLVLAVPVVLFSILTTYIPRIANGQTFTKTYEWIPSFNISFTTYLDGLSIIFGLLITGVGSLVILYSIFYLSTKESLHHFYCYLLLFMGAMLGVVFSDHLMVLYAFWELTSVSSFLLIAFWHHRKASRAGARKAMTITVTGGVAMLAGFLTLYTITGTFSIRELIANVGTIQEHTLFIPAMILVLLGAFTKSAQFPFHIWLPDAMEAPTPVSAYLHSATMVKAGIYLVARMSPVFGGHEVWFWTVAGVGIVTLFWGSFNAVRQYDLKALLAYSTVSQLGLIMSLFGLGSAGHALGYSQESLLYTQATFAALFHLINHSTFKGALFMMVGIVDHEVGTRDIRRLGGLMALMPFTFTIAIIGSMSMAGLPPFNGFLSKEMFFKATVDILTLNIFSIENFGFVFPVIAWLASVFTFVYCVIIVGRTFFGKLQPDRLEKPPHEAPIGMLISPFILIAFVIGIFFFPNILGRNILGPAMQSIYPTFPVEELTVPIKALHIGTELFMTIGVIIVGILLYRSLPKWRAVYQLFSQKYTLNAYYERIIGFSESKSGWFTRLYMNGNLTYYFIYIYVIFVAIVAGYFVLSDAFVWSPANDSAVEYYEFILLFIMVFAAVALLFTKGRITSVLLNGVLGYSVAFFFVVFRAPDLALTQLVVESVTTALFLLCFKFLPDLKKENVSRAVKFSKATISILVGATVTLVGLTVLHYEKFAPISTYFEDSYNLAGGKNIVNTILGDFRAFDTMLEVVVLFIAGLGIYSLIKLKAKKGETDIEN, encoded by the coding sequence ATGATTGTTGAACTTGCAATACTTTTACCGTTTATAATGGCGGCTGCTATTCCGTTTATATATAGGCGCTTTAAGAAAGTACATATTGGTTGGCTTGTATTAGCTGTGCCAGTTGTTTTATTTAGTATATTAACTACATATATCCCTCGTATAGCAAATGGACAAACATTTACAAAAACTTATGAGTGGATCCCCTCTTTTAACATAAGCTTTACAACCTACTTGGACGGGCTAAGCATAATTTTTGGTTTGCTTATTACCGGAGTTGGTAGCTTAGTCATTTTGTACTCGATTTTTTATTTATCAACGAAGGAATCACTTCACCACTTTTATTGCTACTTATTACTTTTCATGGGTGCTATGCTAGGCGTTGTTTTTTCAGACCACTTAATGGTGCTTTATGCATTTTGGGAGCTAACAAGCGTATCCTCATTTTTACTTATCGCGTTTTGGCATCATCGTAAGGCATCCCGTGCTGGCGCACGCAAAGCAATGACGATTACTGTCACAGGTGGCGTCGCAATGCTTGCAGGTTTTTTAACTTTATATACAATTACAGGGACATTTAGCATACGTGAGTTAATCGCAAATGTAGGGACGATTCAGGAGCATACACTCTTTATCCCGGCAATGATTTTAGTCCTTTTAGGTGCATTTACAAAATCCGCACAATTTCCATTCCATATTTGGTTACCAGATGCAATGGAAGCACCAACACCAGTTAGTGCCTACTTGCATTCAGCTACGATGGTTAAGGCTGGCATTTATTTAGTAGCTCGTATGTCCCCCGTATTTGGTGGGCATGAAGTATGGTTTTGGACGGTGGCTGGAGTCGGGATTGTTACATTGTTTTGGGGTTCGTTTAATGCGGTACGTCAATACGATTTAAAGGCACTTCTAGCCTATTCTACAGTTAGTCAGCTTGGTCTGATTATGTCATTGTTTGGCCTCGGCTCTGCTGGGCACGCGCTCGGTTACAGCCAAGAGTCACTACTTTATACGCAGGCAACATTTGCTGCGCTTTTCCATTTAATTAATCATTCAACCTTTAAAGGGGCGCTCTTTATGATGGTCGGAATTGTTGACCATGAAGTAGGGACGCGGGATATCCGTCGATTAGGCGGACTTATGGCATTAATGCCATTCACCTTTACAATTGCCATTATTGGAAGCATGTCGATGGCTGGCTTACCACCATTTAATGGATTTTTAAGTAAAGAGATGTTTTTTAAAGCGACTGTGGATATTTTAACATTAAATATCTTCTCTATTGAAAACTTCGGTTTCGTCTTTCCTGTTATCGCATGGCTAGCGAGCGTATTTACTTTCGTTTACTGTGTAATTATCGTCGGGCGAACGTTTTTTGGCAAACTTCAGCCGGATCGTTTAGAAAAGCCACCTCATGAAGCACCAATTGGCATGTTAATATCGCCATTTATACTAATTGCTTTTGTTATCGGTATTTTCTTCTTCCCGAATATTTTAGGTCGCAATATTTTAGGTCCTGCGATGCAAAGTATTTATCCAACCTTCCCAGTGGAGGAATTGACAGTGCCAATTAAAGCATTGCATATAGGCACAGAGCTATTTATGACAATCGGTGTTATCATCGTTGGTATTTTACTATACCGTTCATTGCCAAAATGGCGTGCAGTGTATCAGCTATTCTCTCAAAAGTACACATTAAATGCTTATTATGAGCGCATTATTGGCTTTAGTGAGTCGAAATCAGGCTGGTTTACTCGTTTATATATGAATGGTAACTTAACGTATTATTTCATTTATATTTATGTAATATTTGTTGCGATTGTGGCAGGCTACTTTGTACTGAGCGATGCATTTGTTTGGAGTCCAGCAAATGATTCAGCAGTCGAGTACTATGAGTTTATTTTGCTATTCATTATGGTCTTTGCCGCTGTAGCATTATTGTTCACAAAAGGGCGAATTACATCAGTTTTATTAAACGGTGTGCTAGGCTATTCTGTTGCCTTTTTCTTCGTTGTGTTTCGAGCGCCAGATTTAGCGTTGACGCAGCTTGTCGTAGAGTCAGTAACGACGGCGCTATTCTTGTTATGTTTTAAATTCTTACCTGATTTAAAGAAGGAAAATGTGTCGCGTGCGGTGAAATTTTCAAAGGCGACCATTTCAATATTAGTTGGAGCGACAGTAACGCTTGTTGGATTAACGGTTTTACATTATGAGAAATTCGCTCCAATCTCTACTTACTTTGAGGATTCATATAATTTAGCGGGTGGGAAAAATATCGTCAATACGATTTTAGGCGATTTTCGTGCATTTGATACGATGCTAGAGGTCGTTGTATTATTTATTGCCGGTTTAGGTATATATTCGCTTATTAAGCTAAAAGCAAAGAAGGGAGAGACGGATATTGAAAATTAA